The Patescibacteria group bacterium genome window below encodes:
- a CDS encoding peptidoglycan DD-metalloendopeptidase family protein yields the protein MTLFLLKIVIYAKKLLTAFFVKLIYRPLVWLFNKLLILVVVPVYRLYGLIVRTAGGPVKTNKRRAEKMIGKWLLHGLIIVLTFTVLIHNFTNKASAISSDELVGRTVLSRLVVDTLGEMEEIIEEKQNFERLVYDYEKDEPTGLESPVSIYTKELPQDEEEEPSSSIPTDRTEPIKYTVQSGDTISVIAQRFGISVATILWENNLTATSIIRPGTELTILPMTGVSHEVARGQTLGQIAQLYSVSENDIIEGNSLADANQLRIGAKLMIPGGSKRVETPVRSVAARPATGAAATIRSLVNAPAPVVPAGDKMVWPTVGARITQYYSWAHGGIDIANRTGTPIYAAEAGTVETIGYNRGGYGNQILLNHGGGTKTRYAHLSTFGVSTGERVAKGQYIGAMGSTGRSTGPHLHFEVIINGQRYNPLNYIR from the coding sequence TTGACCCTGTTTTTGCTAAAAATCGTTATTTACGCCAAAAAGCTCTTAACCGCTTTTTTTGTTAAGCTTATTTATCGCCCTCTGGTTTGGCTTTTTAATAAGCTGCTTATTTTGGTAGTAGTGCCTGTTTATCGGTTATACGGGCTAATTGTTCGTACAGCCGGTGGTCCAGTTAAAACCAATAAACGTAGAGCTGAAAAAATGATCGGCAAGTGGTTATTACACGGCCTGATCATTGTTTTAACCTTTACGGTATTAATCCATAATTTTACCAATAAAGCTTCAGCAATTTCTTCGGATGAACTGGTTGGTAGAACTGTTTTATCTAGACTAGTGGTGGATACTTTAGGAGAAATGGAAGAGATAATTGAAGAAAAACAGAACTTTGAAAGATTAGTTTATGATTATGAAAAAGACGAACCAACCGGTCTTGAGTCTCCTGTTTCCATTTATACTAAAGAGCTGCCTCAAGATGAGGAAGAAGAACCATCCTCTTCAATTCCCACAGATAGAACGGAACCGATTAAATACACCGTACAAAGCGGAGATACAATTTCAGTTATCGCGCAACGTTTCGGTATTAGCGTGGCCACTATTTTGTGGGAAAACAATCTAACAGCCACCAGCATAATTCGCCCTGGTACTGAACTAACAATTCTGCCAATGACTGGTGTTTCTCATGAAGTAGCCAGAGGACAAACCCTGGGACAAATCGCCCAACTATACAGTGTCTCAGAAAACGATATTATTGAAGGCAATTCTTTAGCCGATGCCAACCAACTAAGAATTGGTGCTAAGTTAATGATCCCTGGCGGTAGTAAAAGAGTTGAAACACCGGTTCGTAGTGTAGCCGCACGACCGGCTACTGGTGCAGCTGCAACTATTAGAAGTTTAGTAAACGCACCGGCACCAGTTGTTCCCGCTGGAGATAAAATGGTCTGGCCGACCGTGGGTGCAAGAATTACCCAATATTACTCTTGGGCGCATGGTGGTATTGATATAGCCAACCGAACTGGTACTCCGATTTACGCGGCTGAAGCTGGAACTGTGGAAACCATAGGTTACAACCGTGGTGGTTATGGTAACCAAATATTGCTTAACCATGGAGGAGGCACCAAAACCCGCTACGCTCACCTTTCCACCTTTGGGGTAAGTACAGGCGAAAGAGTAGCTAAGGGGCAATATATCGGCGCTATGGGCTCTACCGGACGCTCTACCGGGCCACACCTTCACTTTGAGGTTATCATTAACGGCCAACGTTATAACCCCTTGAATTATATTCGTTAA
- a CDS encoding ATP-dependent DNA helicase yields MKKLDILSSLNDSQKKAVTHQDGPLLIVAGAGTGKTTVLINRLAWLILEKGVDPEEILLTTFTEKGANELEERADKLLPYGYVNLWINTFHGLCERILRDHALDIGLSPSFTLLNQTEQWIFIRKHITELGLNYYKPIGDPTKFIHEIISHFSRLKDENIASSKYLEYAQNLKDGKESLLSSKDKDKKNNDEEDNQAAEAMELSRIYELAEAYHSYNHLMIQENFLDFGDLIVKTIELLKTRPNILKKYLSRFRYIMVDEFQDTNSAQYELIKLLSAPNNNLVAVGDDDQSIYRFRGAALSNIMQFKDDFPKAKQVVLTDNYRSGQTVLDHAYQLITNNNPDRLEVKLKLNKKLKSQTDFSGEAIYLDFNTEYQECLGVAERIKLLKESGLASSWAQIAVLVRANDTADKFVKELSRQNIPNHFVSLKGLYYKPIILNALAYFKLLDHYHEPAALYRVLRMPAFRLNHDDLLLLNLWARKNVLSLFETLKQAEAVPKLSKEAVKKINHLLSLITRHTALVNDKKTSRVFLAVVHDCLIPYLDQDLDHLSFSYLNQFYHKIKKFEEADEAGTLKDFLALINLEMEAGETGGLRFNFDDADTVKVMTVHAAKGLEFEHVFIVNAVNKRFPTINRSDKLPIPDALGVSAEQNVQTHIAEERRLFYVAMTRSKKGLYVTGAKDYGGVQKKKPSAFVEEAKLSTLSATGEEEDELSRDLKTLNNPEEKTSLPLPVSYSFSQLELFEKCPWQYKLIYLLKLPQEENHYFVFGRVIHSVLKQFFLPLTEINSQQKNLFGQAEKSSIDLSLKKLLALYEQYWINNGYEDRQQAEDYKEAGLKMLKQMHEEMAEEKPVWLEKKFNLPLGKYKLTGVIDRVDKLPDGTYEIIDYKTGKAPAKLTPQNKKQLILYQAALEEIFKMKVSKLTFYYLKDNEKKSFTAKGEEIITLKERLLELIEEIQTFDFTARPEIMCKNCPYKSLCEFIRI; encoded by the coding sequence ATGAAAAAGCTTGATATACTCTCCTCTCTTAATGATTCGCAAAAAAAAGCCGTTACTCACCAAGACGGCCCTTTGCTTATTGTAGCCGGCGCCGGTACTGGTAAAACCACGGTTTTAATTAACCGCCTAGCTTGGCTGATCCTTGAAAAAGGCGTTGATCCTGAAGAGATTCTTTTAACCACCTTTACAGAAAAAGGTGCCAATGAACTTGAAGAAAGGGCAGATAAACTTTTACCCTATGGTTATGTTAATCTTTGGATCAATACCTTCCACGGTCTATGTGAAAGAATTTTACGAGACCACGCTTTAGATATAGGTTTATCTCCAAGCTTTACTCTTTTAAACCAAACCGAACAATGGATTTTTATAAGAAAACACATTACCGAACTAGGTCTTAATTATTACAAACCAATCGGTGACCCGACAAAATTTATTCATGAAATAATCTCCCACTTCTCTCGTCTTAAGGACGAAAATATTGCCTCGTCTAAATATTTGGAATACGCACAAAACCTTAAAGACGGGAAAGAAAGTCTCTTGAGTAGTAAAGATAAAGATAAAAAAAATAATGATGAAGAAGATAACCAAGCAGCCGAAGCCATGGAGCTTTCCCGAATTTATGAGTTAGCTGAGGCTTATCATTCATATAATCATTTAATGATTCAAGAAAACTTTTTAGATTTCGGGGATCTTATTGTTAAAACCATTGAACTTCTAAAAACCAGACCAAACATCTTAAAAAAATATCTTTCACGCTTTCGCTATATCATGGTAGATGAGTTTCAAGACACCAATAGTGCGCAGTATGAGCTTATTAAACTCTTATCTGCTCCGAATAATAATTTAGTAGCAGTCGGAGATGATGACCAAAGTATCTATCGTTTCCGTGGTGCCGCCCTATCTAATATCATGCAATTTAAAGATGACTTTCCTAAAGCCAAACAAGTTGTTTTAACAGATAACTACCGCTCCGGACAAACTGTCCTTGATCATGCCTACCAACTAATCACCAACAACAACCCGGATCGCTTGGAAGTAAAACTTAAACTTAACAAAAAACTAAAAAGCCAAACAGACTTTTCCGGTGAAGCCATTTATCTGGACTTTAATACCGAATACCAAGAATGCTTGGGAGTAGCCGAAAGAATTAAACTCTTAAAAGAAAGTGGCTTAGCTTCAAGCTGGGCACAAATCGCTGTTTTGGTTAGAGCTAATGACACGGCCGATAAATTTGTTAAAGAATTGTCTCGACAAAATATCCCCAACCACTTTGTTTCTCTAAAGGGCCTTTATTACAAACCGATTATTCTAAACGCTTTAGCCTATTTTAAACTCTTAGATCATTATCATGAACCAGCCGCTCTTTACCGCGTTCTGCGTATGCCCGCCTTTAGACTTAACCATGACGACCTCTTACTCCTTAACCTTTGGGCCAGAAAGAACGTTTTATCTCTCTTTGAAACCCTTAAACAAGCGGAAGCTGTACCTAAATTAAGTAAAGAAGCAGTTAAAAAGATTAATCATCTTCTGTCTTTAATTACTAGGCATACGGCCTTGGTTAATGATAAAAAAACCTCACGGGTCTTTTTGGCAGTGGTCCATGATTGTTTAATTCCCTACCTAGATCAAGATCTTGATCATCTATCTTTTTCCTATCTTAACCAGTTTTATCATAAGATTAAAAAATTTGAAGAAGCAGACGAAGCTGGCACCCTAAAAGACTTTTTGGCTTTAATTAATCTGGAGATGGAAGCCGGCGAAACCGGTGGACTACGCTTTAATTTTGATGATGCTGATACGGTTAAAGTTATGACTGTTCACGCCGCTAAGGGCTTGGAATTTGAACATGTCTTTATCGTTAACGCCGTTAATAAGCGCTTTCCCACCATTAACCGTTCGGATAAATTACCAATACCAGATGCTTTAGGTGTTAGTGCTGAACAAAATGTCCAAACTCATATTGCCGAAGAAAGACGTCTTTTCTACGTTGCCATGACCAGATCTAAAAAAGGTCTTTACGTAACCGGTGCTAAAGACTATGGTGGGGTACAAAAGAAAAAACCTTCAGCCTTTGTAGAAGAAGCCAAATTATCTACCTTGTCCGCTACTGGTGAAGAAGAAGACGAGCTTAGCCGCGATCTTAAAACTCTTAATAATCCGGAAGAAAAAACTAGCCTACCGTTACCCGTTAGCTACTCTTTTTCACAACTTGAGCTTTTTGAAAAATGCCCTTGGCAGTATAAGCTGATTTATCTTTTAAAACTACCTCAAGAAGAAAATCATTATTTTGTTTTCGGTAGAGTAATCCATTCTGTCTTAAAACAATTCTTTTTGCCTTTAACCGAAATTAACTCACAACAAAAAAATCTCTTTGGCCAAGCAGAAAAATCTTCAATTGATTTATCTTTAAAAAAACTCTTAGCTCTTTATGAACAGTACTGGATTAATAACGGCTACGAGGATAGACAACAAGCCGAGGATTATAAAGAAGCTGGACTAAAAATGCTTAAACAAATGCACGAAGAGATGGCGGAAGAAAAACCGGTTTGGTTGGAAAAGAAATTTAATCTGCCGCTTGGTAAATACAAATTAACCGGTGTTATTGACCGTGTAGATAAACTACCAGACGGCACTTATGAAATTATTGATTACAAAACAGGAAAAGCACCGGCTAAACTCACGCCGCAAAATAAAAAACAGCTTATTCTTTATCAGGCAGCCCTTGAAGAAATCTTTAAAATGAAAGTTAGCAAACTAACCTTCTACTATCTTAAAGACAATGAAAAAAAATCTTTTACCGCCAAAGGCGAAGAAATTATTACTCTAAAAGAACGTCTACTTGAATTAATAGAAGAAATTCAAACCTTTGACTTTACCGCCAGACCAGAAATCATGTGTAAAAACTGCCCCTATAAGAGCCTGTGTGAATTTATTAGGATATAA
- the polA gene encoding DNA polymerase I has translation MSPSKKLPKLLVLDGNALIHRSFHALPETMKTSRGETVNALYGFTAFLLRALKEFKPQMVVLALDHKGKHFRHEAYKEYKATRKAAPDSLYEQIPKAKEVGEALGIPVFQIPGCEADDVIGTIVTKMGATTENIIVTGDMDTLQLVNDTTKIYTMSRGLNESLIYDKAQIMERYGLTPEQIIDYKALRGDPSDNIPGVRGIGEKTAIELLKEFKTLDNLYKKLPKNQTIKPRLKELLLGEEKEARLSRELATIRRDIELEFKQSDLLFGDFNRQAAVKLFEHFEFRSLLPRLLDLVGKKEDKETRIADKFSRNEEKFSYQVITEEKDFKIFLKKLSSIKRLAFDTETSGFDCFTSDLLGISFSFKAGEAYFLSLRQPSFNKNKKSRQINLFSAKEESNGNDSVTHPWLKKLKPILEDEKIKKVAHNGKFDLKILKQFGIEVAGFDFDTMLAAYLLNPGDRQYSLDALAVRRFGLEKISSQDLLGQGKNKLEFSEIPIDKLGNYACEDADVTWRLYEVLKKELDQKTELKKVFVEMEMPLIDCLMEMETNGLALDKEFLAKLKKVVEQDIKKLEKKIWQLAGREFNIASPKQMKEILFDELKISSAGLGKTKTGISTGAEELLKLKGQHPIIEPILAYRELTKLESTYISTLPLLLNPVTNRLHTSFNQTIAATGRLSSTEPNLQNIPIRTELGRRIRRAFIPTTGKKLLCLDYSQMELRLAAHLSEDKGLIKAFREKQDIHTATAATINHVEINQVTPEMRRQAKAINFGILYGQGPHGLAQTADIPYQEARQFIEEYFAAYSGIKKYIDKTIAEAVETGSVKTIFGRQRQLENITASNAMIRKAAERMAINTPIQGSAADIIKLAMIKIHKMIQEKWPNDLKMLLQVHDELIFEAKLEVITKVAPEIKKIMENVIKLSVPIVVEAKIGDNWEELEEFKI, from the coding sequence ATGTCCCCTTCCAAAAAACTCCCCAAACTTCTAGTTCTAGACGGTAATGCCTTAATCCATAGGAGTTTTCACGCCTTGCCAGAAACTATGAAAACCAGCCGTGGAGAAACGGTTAATGCCCTCTATGGCTTTACAGCCTTTCTTTTACGCGCCTTAAAGGAATTTAAGCCCCAGATGGTAGTTTTGGCTTTAGATCATAAGGGTAAGCATTTCCGACATGAAGCATATAAAGAATACAAAGCTACTAGAAAAGCCGCACCAGACAGTCTATATGAACAAATTCCTAAAGCCAAAGAAGTGGGCGAAGCTCTGGGTATACCGGTTTTCCAGATACCTGGTTGTGAGGCCGATGACGTTATCGGTACGATAGTTACAAAAATGGGGGCCACAACAGAAAATATTATCGTGACCGGTGACATGGATACTTTGCAGTTAGTAAATGATACCACCAAAATTTATACTATGAGTCGTGGCTTAAACGAAAGCCTAATTTATGACAAAGCACAAATTATGGAACGCTACGGCCTAACCCCTGAGCAGATTATTGATTACAAAGCTCTACGTGGCGACCCTAGCGACAATATTCCCGGCGTGCGAGGTATTGGAGAAAAAACCGCCATTGAATTACTTAAAGAATTTAAGACTTTGGATAACCTTTATAAAAAACTACCAAAAAATCAAACTATCAAACCCCGTCTTAAAGAACTTTTACTTGGAGAAGAAAAAGAAGCCAGGCTTAGTAGGGAGCTAGCGACTATTAGACGAGATATAGAACTAGAATTTAAACAAAGCGATCTTTTATTTGGAGACTTTAATCGTCAAGCGGCCGTTAAACTGTTTGAGCATTTTGAATTCCGCTCTCTCTTACCCAGGCTACTTGACCTAGTCGGCAAAAAAGAAGATAAAGAAACGCGCATAGCAGATAAATTCAGTCGTAATGAGGAAAAGTTTTCTTACCAAGTAATCACTGAAGAAAAAGATTTTAAAATATTTTTAAAAAAACTATCTTCAATTAAACGCCTAGCCTTTGACACGGAAACCAGCGGCTTTGATTGCTTTACCTCAGATCTTTTGGGTATAAGCTTTTCTTTTAAAGCCGGTGAAGCTTACTTTCTTTCCCTTCGCCAACCCTCTTTCAATAAGAACAAAAAAAGCCGCCAAATTAATCTTTTTTCAGCTAAAGAAGAAAGCAATGGAAATGACTCAGTAACTCACCCTTGGCTTAAAAAACTCAAACCGATTTTAGAGGATGAAAAAATTAAGAAAGTGGCCCATAACGGCAAATTTGACCTTAAAATTCTTAAACAATTCGGTATTGAGGTAGCCGGTTTTGATTTTGATACCATGTTGGCCGCCTATCTTTTAAATCCTGGTGATCGCCAATACAGTCTGGACGCCTTGGCCGTCCGACGCTTTGGTTTGGAAAAGATAAGCTCACAAGACCTGTTAGGGCAAGGTAAAAACAAGCTAGAATTTAGCGAAATCCCCATAGATAAACTAGGCAACTATGCCTGTGAAGACGCTGATGTTACCTGGCGGCTTTATGAGGTTTTAAAAAAAGAGCTTGATCAAAAAACCGAATTAAAAAAAGTTTTTGTTGAAATGGAAATGCCTTTAATAGACTGTCTAATGGAAATGGAAACTAACGGTCTCGCCCTAGATAAAGAATTTTTAGCCAAACTTAAAAAAGTCGTAGAGCAAGACATTAAAAAACTTGAGAAAAAAATTTGGCAACTAGCTGGCCGAGAATTTAATATTGCCTCACCCAAACAGATGAAGGAAATTCTATTTGACGAATTAAAAATTTCTTCAGCCGGCTTAGGTAAAACTAAAACCGGTATTTCCACCGGTGCGGAAGAGCTTCTTAAACTTAAAGGCCAACATCCCATTATTGAACCGATTCTTGCCTACCGTGAACTCACCAAGCTAGAATCCACTTATATCTCCACTTTGCCGCTCTTGCTTAATCCAGTAACCAATCGTCTACATACCAGTTTTAATCAAACCATTGCCGCTACCGGCAGACTTTCTTCCACTGAACCAAACCTCCAAAATATTCCCATCCGTACCGAACTGGGACGCCGTATTCGCCGCGCCTTTATACCAACAACCGGCAAAAAACTATTGTGTCTGGATTACTCACAAATGGAACTCCGCCTGGCCGCCCATTTGTCCGAAGACAAGGGACTAATTAAAGCCTTTAGGGAAAAACAAGACATTCACACTGCTACGGCCGCCACTATTAATCATGTGGAAATTAATCAAGTAACCCCAGAGATGCGCAGACAAGCCAAAGCCATAAACTTCGGTATTCTGTATGGACAAGGTCCGCATGGTCTAGCTCAAACCGCCGACATCCCCTACCAAGAAGCTCGCCAATTTATTGAAGAATATTTTGCCGCCTATAGTGGCATAAAAAAATACATAGATAAAACCATCGCCGAGGCGGTAGAAACAGGCTCTGTTAAAACAATTTTCGGGCGACAAAGACAATTAGAAAATATTACGGCCAGTAACGCTATGATTCGTAAAGCTGCTGAAAGAATGGCTATTAATACCCCGATTCAAGGCTCAGCCGCGGATATTATTAAACTGGCCATGATTAAAATACATAAAATGATCCAAGAAAAATGGCCCAATGATCTTAAAATGCTCCTACAAGTACATGACGAATTAATCTTTGAGGCAAAGCTGGAAGTTATCACTAAAGTAGCGCCAGAGATAAAAAAAATAATGGAGAATGTCATTAAATTATCCGTACCGATTGTAGTTGAAGCTAAGATCGGAGATAACTGGGAAGAGCTTGAAGAGTTTAAAATATAA
- a CDS encoding nucleotidyl transferase AbiEii/AbiGii toxin family protein gives MALDATKHKTIMVKILKDIYTDPTISASLGFKGGTAATLFYDLDRFSVDLDFDLLDTKKEEYVFKRVKKIIENYGKIKEAEKKRFNFLYILAYDNKNINAQNIKVEINRRKFGSNYSIKSYLGISMQVMVKEDMAAHKLCAMYERIGKTNRDIFDVQFFLSHDWPVNKKIIEDRMGITYVEFLKKCIKVMDKFDDSNILSGMGELLTEKQKLWAKAKLKSETLFLLRLALEKEK, from the coding sequence ATGGCTCTTGACGCTACAAAACATAAAACTATTATGGTAAAAATCCTCAAGGATATTTACACTGATCCAACAATCAGTGCTAGTTTAGGATTTAAAGGCGGAACGGCCGCTACATTGTTCTACGATCTTGATCGCTTCTCTGTTGATTTGGATTTTGATTTACTGGATACAAAAAAAGAAGAGTACGTATTTAAACGTGTTAAAAAGATTATAGAAAATTACGGTAAAATAAAAGAGGCTGAGAAGAAAAGGTTTAATTTTCTTTACATTCTTGCCTATGATAATAAAAATATTAACGCTCAAAATATTAAGGTGGAAATTAATCGTCGTAAATTTGGATCCAACTATTCAATAAAGTCATATCTAGGTATTTCTATGCAAGTAATGGTAAAAGAAGATATGGCGGCCCACAAATTATGTGCCATGTATGAGCGAATCGGTAAGACAAACCGTGATATTTTTGATGTTCAATTTTTTCTTTCTCACGATTGGCCAGTCAATAAAAAGATTATTGAGGATCGCATGGGGATTACTTATGTGGAGTTTTTAAAAAAATGTATTAAGGTAATGGATAAATTTGATGACAGCAATATTCTCTCTGGTATGGGTGAATTACTCACCGAGAAACAAAAGTTATGGGCAAAAGCAAAACTTAAATCAGAAACATTATTTTTACTTAGACTCGCTTTAGAAAAAGAAAAATAA
- a CDS encoding alpha/beta fold hydrolase: MKKLFIKNRHQKDICVLVGEKSSAKGLAFVMHGLGGFKEQDHIRTLAEALLEKGYTVVSFDTTNSIGESSGRYEEATVTNYYEDLEDVVAWSKNQAWYQEPFIMAGQSLGGICICLYAEKYPQKVLALAPISTVTSGKLSLEAHQKYKNEQLINWQKTGWLETKSESRPGLIKRLPWSHMIDRLKYDLTPEALKLTMPKLLIVGEHDTSTPPEHVKQFFDILPEPKEYHVIKDAPHTFRKKEHLDQIKKIILDWLNKI, encoded by the coding sequence ATGAAAAAACTTTTTATAAAAAATCGTCACCAAAAAGATATCTGTGTATTAGTGGGAGAAAAAAGCTCAGCCAAAGGTCTGGCTTTTGTTATGCACGGTCTGGGAGGTTTTAAAGAGCAAGACCACATAAGAACTCTCGCAGAAGCACTTTTGGAAAAAGGTTATACAGTAGTTAGTTTTGACACTACTAACTCCATTGGGGAAAGCAGTGGAAGATACGAAGAGGCTACTGTTACCAATTATTATGAAGATCTTGAAGATGTTGTTGCTTGGTCTAAAAATCAAGCCTGGTACCAAGAACCATTTATTATGGCGGGCCAAAGCTTGGGTGGTATTTGTATTTGTCTTTATGCAGAAAAATATCCGCAAAAGGTTCTAGCCCTCGCTCCAATTTCTACTGTTACTTCTGGTAAATTAAGTCTGGAAGCCCATCAAAAATATAAAAATGAACAACTCATTAATTGGCAGAAAACCGGTTGGCTGGAAACTAAAAGTGAATCAAGACCAGGTCTAATAAAAAGACTACCTTGGTCTCATATGATAGACAGATTAAAATATGATTTAACACCTGAGGCTTTAAAACTAACCATGCCCAAACTATTAATTGTGGGAGAGCATGATACTTCTACTCCCCCTGAACATGTTAAACAATTTTTTGATATCCTACCGGAGCCTAAAGAGTACCACGTTATTAAAGATGCCCCTCATACTTTCAGAAAAAAAGAACATTTGGATCAGATTAAAAAAATAATCTTAGATTGGTTAAATAAAATATAG
- a CDS encoding NlpC/P60 family protein has translation MKYRAVNNRCAVIIDHLKLPIDREMALSILKNKGFVLIEVDIIELARQCIDRSKYQRGARLCEAPNIVDCSSFIKWLYSQIGIWLPRRSIQQKELGEEISLKDLIAGDVIFTSGYINYYQDNPKKGIGHVGIATGNNTVIHAANKRVGITEVSVSEFINKNKFRGIKRYIPKDSQITILKTPPDREIETSDDIRWVILQTLNK, from the coding sequence ATGAAGTACAGAGCGGTTAATAATCGTTGCGCGGTAATTATTGATCATCTTAAGCTGCCAATTGATAGAGAAATGGCTTTGTCCATACTTAAAAACAAAGGGTTTGTCTTAATTGAAGTGGATATTATCGAACTGGCTCGTCAATGTATCGATAGATCTAAATATCAAAGAGGAGCAAGGCTTTGTGAAGCTCCAAATATTGTGGATTGTTCTAGTTTTATCAAATGGCTTTACAGTCAAATAGGTATTTGGCTACCAAGGCGATCCATACAGCAAAAAGAATTGGGGGAAGAAATTAGCCTTAAAGATTTAATAGCCGGAGATGTTATTTTTACATCCGGTTATATTAATTACTATCAAGACAATCCTAAAAAAGGCATAGGTCATGTCGGCATAGCCACAGGTAATAACACCGTAATTCACGCAGCTAATAAAAGAGTTGGAATTACTGAGGTTTCTGTAAGTGAATTTATTAACAAAAACAAATTCCGTGGGATAAAACGTTATATACCCAAAGACTCACAAATAACGATTTTAAAAACTCCTCCCGACAGAGAAATTGAAACGTCCGATGACATAAGATGGGTTATTTTGCAAACCCTTAATAAATAA
- a CDS encoding BspA family leucine-rich repeat surface protein, with protein MLYKKLKAFTLIELLVVIAIIGILSTLVIISLGDSRASARDAKRLNDLKAMANALELYYADNNSYPEADNFSPGQALEAGGVVYMSKVPNNPTPRTDGDCQDNEYIYESNTTTYTIYACIGSDAGFLLAGNIVATPAGITSPNEFIILVKTDNAGTSTSTQFTIPTTGAGYNYNVDWGDGNASTGLTGDYTHTYASAGTYKIKISGNFPRIYFNNGGDRLKLLEVQNWGNIAWTSMQSAFHGAANMDITATDIPDLSNVTNMEQMIRGCNSLVGNSSFSRWDTSNITNMGFNWYTPLFNQDIGDWDVSNVTNMQESFRFATAFNQDIGNWNVSKVSAFSNFMAGKTAANYSAEHLDSIYNGWIRNPLITGRSIQFGTIKYTAAGAEGRALLTRANATVNVSNVANNGSGLIRVTTSTSHGLTTNNKIFNANIGGTTEANGLWVVTVINATTIDLQGSTFTNSYTSGGTVRTGYGWTVQDGGI; from the coding sequence ATGTTATATAAGAAACTAAAGGCTTTTACTCTCATAGAGCTCTTGGTGGTAATAGCTATAATAGGTATACTCTCAACCTTGGTTATTATATCTTTAGGTGATTCAAGGGCTAGTGCCAGAGACGCTAAAAGACTTAATGATCTAAAAGCCATGGCTAATGCTCTGGAGCTGTATTATGCAGATAATAACTCTTACCCTGAAGCAGATAACTTTTCTCCTGGACAGGCTTTGGAAGCTGGTGGAGTAGTCTACATGAGCAAAGTACCCAATAACCCTACTCCAAGAACGGATGGTGATTGCCAGGATAATGAGTATATATACGAATCAAACACTACGACATATACCATATATGCTTGTATTGGAAGTGATGCTGGATTTTTGTTGGCCGGAAATATCGTAGCTACTCCAGCGGGTATAACCTCTCCCAATGAGTTTATTATCCTGGTTAAAACAGACAATGCCGGAACTTCCACCAGTACTCAATTCACAATTCCAACGACTGGAGCCGGTTATAATTACAATGTAGATTGGGGTGACGGTAATGCTTCCACCGGTTTAACAGGTGATTATACTCATACCTATGCTTCAGCCGGAACTTATAAAATAAAAATCAGTGGAAACTTCCCGAGAATATATTTTAATAATGGCGGAGATAGATTAAAACTTCTAGAAGTGCAAAATTGGGGCAATATAGCGTGGACATCTATGCAATCAGCTTTTCATGGTGCAGCTAATATGGACATTACCGCTACCGACATACCTGATCTTTCTAATGTTACAAACATGGAGCAAATGATTAGGGGTTGTAATTCTTTAGTCGGAAACAGCTCTTTTTCTAGATGGGATACTTCTAATATAACCAATATGGGCTTTAATTGGTATACGCCTTTATTTAATCAAGACATTGGAGACTGGGATGTAAGTAATGTTACCAACATGCAAGAATCTTTTCGTTTTGCCACCGCCTTTAATCAGGATATAGGTAATTGGAATGTTAGCAAGGTTTCAGCTTTTTCTAACTTTATGGCCGGTAAAACAGCGGCTAATTATTCAGCCGAACATCTTGACTCTATTTACAACGGCTGGATTAGAAATCCTCTTATAACTGGTAGGTCAATTCAATTTGGCACTATAAAATACACAGCTGCCGGAGCGGAGGGTCGAGCATTATTAACTCGCGCTAACGCCACGGTCAATGTTTCTAACGTCGCTAATAACGGTAGTGGTTTAATTAGAGTAACCACATCCACTAGTCACGGCTTAACGACTAATAATAAAATATTTAATGCAAATATCGGAGGCACCACCGAAGCTAATGGGCTCTGGGTAGTGACCGTAATTAACGCCACTACTATAGATCTTCAAGGTAGTACGTTTACTAATTCATATACCTCGGGTGGAACAGTTAGGACGGGTTATGGATGGACAGTTCAGGATGGAGGAATATAA